One genomic window of Amphiura filiformis chromosome 3, Afil_fr2py, whole genome shotgun sequence includes the following:
- the LOC140147212 gene encoding lactadherin-like — MLIHCQDKLGVEDGNITDDQLQASSDLSNGTGLLQWRLNQEAVTGMPGAWVALISDTQPWIQVNLYRHTHIAGVIVQGRTDAEQWVTSYKVKTSLDADPVLYDFVKDKDGAEEVGTLI, encoded by the coding sequence ATGTTAATTCATTGTCAAGACAAGCTTGGTGTAGAAGATGGAAACATCACTGATGACCAACTTCAAGCGTCAAGCGATTTAAGCAACGGTACTGGTCTGTTGCAGTGGCGTCTAAACCAGGAGGCCGTAACTGGTATGCCAGGAGCATGGGTAGCGTTGATCAGTGATACACAGCCCTGGATTCAAGTAAACCTTTACAGGCATACACACATTGCTGGTGTTATTGTACAAGGAAGGACAGATGCTGAACAATGGGTGACCTCGTATAAGGTTAAGACCAGTTTGGATGCAGATCCGGTGCTGTATGACTTTGTGAAGGATAAAGATGGCGCTGAAGAGGTAGGGACTCTGATATGA
- the LOC140147213 gene encoding lactadherin-like: MFLPDLGRLNTAGAWRPNNNNVQQWIQVQFLRQLPITGIITQGEKGAIAWVTRYKVQYSLDYQTWNFVLDETGVEEMFEANWDDSSPVINYFVSPVTVHYIRINPTLWKTTIALRFELLGCLNEPLPCQDSLGMEDGIIIDQQFSASSNLSDYGVSFARLNGPKAWVFEGSWDQNTPVTHLFYKPVTSSFIRIHPLDWNSGIAMRFELIPNLLLSSVNRSTLQHQPIQDCR; encoded by the exons ATGTTTCTACCGGATCTGGGTCGTTTGAATACCGCAGGCGCGTGGCGACCGAATAACAATAATGTCCAACAGTGGATCCAGGTTCAATTTTTGCGTCAATTGCCAATTACAGGAATCATTACACAAGGTGAAAAGGGTGCTATTGCATGGGTGACCAGATACAAAGTGCAGTATAGCTTGGATTATCAAACTTGGAATTTTGTTCTTGACGAAACTGGAGTGGAAGAA atgTTTGAAGCCAACTGGGATGATAGTTCTCCTGTCATAAACTACTTCGTCAGTCCTGTCACTGTACATTACATAAGAATTAACCCGACGTTATGGAAAACTACGATTGCTTTACGTTTCGAACTCCTTGGTTGTTTAA ATGAACCATTACCATGTCAAGACTCATTAGGAATGGAAGATGGTATCATCATTGACCAGCAATTCTCCGCATCATCCAACTTGTCAGATTATGGTGTATCGTTTGCTCGTCTGAATGGTCCCAAGGCATGG GTGTTCGAAGGTAGCTGGGATCAGAACACACCTGTTACTCACCTGTTTTATAAACCTGTTACGTCATCCTTCATACGTATTCACCCATTAGACTGGAACAGTGGAATTGCCATGCGGTTTGAATTG ATACCAAACCTCCTGTTGTCATCAGTAAACCGATCAACATTACAACATCAACCGATCCAGGACTGCCGGTAG
- the LOC140147211 gene encoding uncharacterized protein: protein MGIEVGNVTDAQLTASSVSGSLDAANARLNMNDGWVAGVNDQEQWLQIDLYRQLLVTGVVLQGRGDAEEWVTTYNVEYGIDGVTWDYVRDDNETVELFEGSWDGNSLATHMFFQGVIARYIRIRPRSWNGNIALRVELLGCPGEKLPCVDPLGVEAGNITDSQLTASSKLNNDTSATSARLNHQPESPESQGAWVAEFDDQNQWIQAGLLRQISITGVIVQGNPSTDKWVTRFQVQHSLDNVDWLFVKDGDGNNKVFPGSLDRDTPVISTFQEAITAQYIRVVPIEWHGNISMRFELLGCQSKIKIRLKKKSKITQVDFTCLEPIGLEDYNITDEQISSSHHYVYTAKEGRLNGPRMWMSRYTGKWIEVNIYRQIILRGIIVQGSPDDTYPYWTRTYRVKTSLGNNIWRDVVDEDGVVETFEGSWDRFAPVTHLFYQPIYAQYVRIFPLTKQGSYYALRFEILGCRAQTVSCQDYLGMKNGDILLNHITSTPPRSWIKMEYARLDQSYYGWTPAVSENSWLQVNLLRQTIVTGVIMQGYSSSYHVEDCRVITSLDGFIWHNVTDEDAPTLPCIDPFGMESGLIIDNQITASTASSDTSSAIYARYNQLPEVNGTTGAWMAGVSDSNQWLQINLFRQMMVTGVNMQGNPSADQWVTRYKVEISLDHTIWEYVHDEYGEIEVFEGSYDRDTNTTHLFYEPVKAHYVRIRPVEWHGQISMRVELLGCPVTMPCQDQMGIEVGNITDGQLTASSVSGSLDAANARLNMNDGWVAGVNDQEQWLQINLYRQLLVTGVVLQGRGDAEEWVTTYNVEYGIDGVTWDYVRDDNETVELFQGSWDQNSLATHLFFEGVIAQYIRIRPRSWNGNIAFRVELLGCPGSRLNVKIIVLK from the exons ATGGGAATCGAAGTTGGTAACGTAACGGATGCTCAATTAACTGCATCTAGTGTATCCGGAAGCCTTGACGCAGCCAATGCGAGGCTTAATATGAATGATGGATGGGTAGCCGGAGTTAACGACCAGGAGCAGTGGCTTCAAATTGATTTGTATCGTCAGCTACTAGTAACTGGTGTGGTTTTACAAGGAAGAGGGGATGCGGAGGAGTGGGTTACTACCTATAATGTGGAATATGGGATAGATGGAGTAACATGGGACTATGTCAGAGATGACAATGAAACAGTGGAG CTGTTTGAAGGAAGCTGGGACGGGAATAGCCTAGCAACGCACATGTTTTTCCAAGGAGTCATAGCACGGTATATTCGTATAAGACCACGATCATGGAATGGAAATATTGCACTACGCGTCGAGCTTCTGGGATGTCCAG GTGAAAAACTTCCCTGTGTCGACCCCTTAGGCGTAGAAGCTGGTAACATTACCGACAGTCAATTAACTGCATCATCTAAACTAAACAATGACACTAGTGCCACTAGTGCTCGCCTTAACCATCAACCAGAATCACCGGAATCTCAAGGAGCTTGGGTTGCCGAATTTGACGACCAAAATCAATGGATTCAGGCTGGTCTGCTGCGTCAAATTTCAATTACTGGAGTAATTGTTCAAGGCAATCCAAGTACTGATAAGTGGGTGACGAGATTTCAAGTCCAGCATAGCTTAGATAACGTCGACTGGCTCTTCGTGAAAGATGGTGATGGAAACAACAAG GTATTTCCTGGAAGCTTAGATCGCGATACACCGGTTATAAGTACATTTCAAGAAGCTATTACAGCACAGTACATTCGAGTTGTACCTATTGAatggcatggaaatatcagtATGCGGTTTGAATTGCTGGGCTGTCAAAGTAAGATCAAGATTAGgttgaagaaaaaaagtaaaataacacAAG TCGATTTCACGTGTTTGGAACCAATCGGGCTAGAGGACTACAATATAACTGACGAGCAAATCTCGTCATCACACCACTATGTGTATACTGCCAAGGAGGGACGCCTAAATGGACCAAGAATGTGGATGAGTCGATATACTGGAAAGTGGATTGAAGTAAATATTTATCGTCAGATTATATTGCGAGGTATTATCGTGCAAGGAAGTCCAGATGATACTTACCCGTATTGGACCAGGACATACCGTGTAAAAACCAGCTTGGGGAATAATATATGGAGAGATGTAGTAGATGAAGATGGTGTTGTCGAA ACCTTTGAAGGATCCTGGGATCGTTTTGCACCTGTTACACATCTTTTCTATCAACCTATTTACGCTCAATATGTAAGAATCTTTCCACTAACTAAGCAAGGTTCATACTATGCTCTCAGATTTGAGATTCTGGGATGCCGAG CCCAAACAGTATCCTGCCAAGACTACCTTGGAATGAAGAACGGCGATATTTTACTCAACCATATTACTTCGACACCTCCTAGAAGCTGGATCAAAATGGAGTACGCTCGCCTCGATCAGAGCTACTATGGATGGACTCCAGCCGTATCTGAGAACAGTTGGTTGCAAGTCAATCTTCTTCGTCAGACAATTGTTACTGGGGTTATTATGCAAGGATATTCCTCTAGTTATCACGTAGAAGATTGCAGAGTGATAACGAGTCTGGATGGTTTTATTTGGCATAATGTAACGGATGAAGATG CACCTACCTTGCCATGTATAGATCCATTTGGTATGGAATCCGGTCTTATTATTGACAACCAAATAACTGCTTCAACCGCATCAAGCGATACTTCGTCAGCTATCTACGCCAGATACAACCAGCTACCGGAGGTCAATGGTACAACTGGAGCGTGGATGGCGGGTGTTAGCGACTCGAATCAGTGGCTACAGATTAATCTGTTTCGTCAGATGATGGTTACTGGTGTAAATATGCAAGGAAATCCATCAGCAGATCAGTGGGTTACAAGATACAAAGTTGAAATCAGTCTGGATCATACTATTTGGGAATATGTTCATGATGAATATGGTGAAATAGAG GTTTTCGAAGGTAGCTATGATCGTGACACAAATACCACTCACCTGTTCTACGAACCAGTGAAGGCACACTATGTTCGTATACGACCTGTAGAGTGGCATGGTCAGATAAGTATGCGAGTGGAACTTCTTGGATGTCCAG TTACCATGCCCTGCCAAGACCAAATGGGAATCGAAGTTGGAAACATAACGGATGGTCAATTGACTGCATCCAGTGTATCCGGAAGCCTTGACGCAGCCAACGCGAGGCTTAATATGAATGATGGATGGGTAGCCGGAGTTAATGACCAGGAGCAGTGGCTTCAAATTAATCTGTACCGTCAGCTACTGGTAACTGGTGTGGTTTTGCAAGGAAGAGGGGATGCGGAGGAGTGGGTAACTACCTATAATGTGGAATATGGGATTGATGGAGTAACATGGGACTATGTCAGAGATGACAATGAAACAGTGGAG CTGTTTCAGGGAAGTTGGGACCAGAATAGCCTAGCAACGCACCTGTTTTTCGAAGGAGTCATAGCGCAGTATATTCGTATAAGACCTCGATCGTGGAATGGAAATATTGCATTTCGTGTCGAGCTTCTGGGATGTCCTGGTAGTCGATTAAATGTCAAGATTATTGTTTTAAAGTAA
- the LOC140147210 gene encoding uncharacterized protein — MWLTSGTDQWIEVNIYRQIILRGIIVQGSPDDNYPYWTRTYRVKTSLGKHMWRDVVDEDGVVETFEGSWDRFAPVTHLFYQPIYAQYVRIFPRTKQGSYYALRFEMLGCPAQRVSCQDYLGMKNGDILLNQITSTSGTVQYARLDGSSGWRPSIADNSWLQVNLLRQTIVTGVIMQGISSRYNYYVKTYSVITSLDGFIWHNVTDEDGETEIFEGNWVHDVYARHFFSQDIEAQYIRILPVAWQSYIYIRMELLGCKVPTLECIEDLSAAALGLEDGRIVDGQLSASSGETSARYGRLNFQSTPNITKGGWIADTVDSNQWLQISLYRQTRIGGVIIQGRQDKNEWVTRYKVSSSLDGSVWEYVTDEHGADEVFEGSWDKDTDVIHLFHSLVEAQYVRIIPVEWNSHISLRLEILGCQLPVLPCNDNLGIENGTIADSQITALSSEDNVYPYQARLNSPKTWTAGVNDQNQWLQIDLYRSTPVTGVILQGNPNADQWVTRYHVMFSLDGKEWNAVVGSNFTIETFEGCWDRTTPAIHLFHEEVIAKYIRIHPLEWFGAIVLRLELLGCTGEKLPCVDPLGLEDGNITDSQLTASSKLNNDTSATSARLNHQPESPESQGAWVAEFDDQNQWIQASLLRQISITGVIVKGNPSTDKWVTRFQVQHSLNNVDWLFVKDGDGNNKTQDIKTTSSTAMVNAILSQNICIIVTRSDMSDESNKSIYSFHMLQVFPGSLDRDTPVTNTFQGPITAQYIRVVPTEWHGNISMRFELLGCQIDFTCLEPIGLEDYNITDEQILSSHYTVYNAEEGRLNGPRIWMTSSGGQRIEVNIYRQIILRGIIVQGSPDDTYPYWTKTYRVQTSLGNNIWRDVVDEDGAVETFEGSWDRFAPVTHLFYQPIYAQYVRIFPRTKQGSYYALRFEMLGCPDPFGMESGLIIDDQITASTASSDTSSAIYARYNQLPEVNGTSGAWIAGISDSNQWLQINLFRQMMVTGVNMQGNPSADWWVTRYKVETSLDHTIWEYVHDEYVEIEVFEGSYDRDTNTTHLFYEPVKAQYVRIRPVEWHGQISMRVELLGCPGNG; from the exons ATGTGGTTGACTTCTGGTACTGACCAGTGGATTGAAGTTAATATATATCGTCAGATTATATTGCGAGGTATTATCGTACAAGGAAGTCCAGATGATAATTACCCATATTGGACCAGGACATACCGTGTTAAAACCAGTTTGGGGAAGCATATGTGGAGAGATGTAGTAGATGAAGATGGTGTTGTCGAA ACCTTTGAAGGATCCTGGGATCGTTTTGCACCTGTTACACATCTTTTCTATCAACCTATTTACGCTCAATATGTAAGAATCTTTCCAAGAACTAAGCAAGGTTCATACTATGCTCTCAGATTTGAGATGCTGGGATGCCCAG CCCAAAGAGTCTCGTGTCAAGACTACCTTGGAATGAAGAATGGCGATATATTACTTAACCAGATTACCTCGACTAGTGGCACGGTACAATACGCTCGTCTAGATGGTAGCTCTGGATGGCGTCCATCTATAGCTGACAACAGTTGGTTGCAAGTCAATCTTCTTCGTCAGACAATTGTTACTGGTGTTATCATGCAAGGAATATCATCCCgttataattattatgtgaaaacctacagTGTGATAACGAGTCTGGATGGTTTTATTTGGCATAATGTTACGGATGAAGATGGTGAAACTGAG ATTTTTGAAGGTAATTGGGTTCACGACGTCTATGCAAGGCACTTCTTCTCCCAAGATATAGAAGCACAGTATATCAGGATATTACCAGTGGCATGGCAGTCCTATATCTACATCAGAATGGAATTGCTTGGTTGTAAAG TTCCAACTTTAGAATGCATAGAAGATCTTTCTGCAGCCGCTTTGGGACTTGAAGATGGTCGCATTGTAGATGGACAATTATCTGCATCAAGTGGCGAGACATCCGCGCGGTATGGACGTCTTAACTTTCAAAGCACACCGAATATTACCAAAGGAGGCTGGATTGCTGATACGGTTGATTCTAACCAATGGCTTCAAATAAGTCTGTATCGCCAAACACGGATTGGTGGTGTGATAATACAAGGAAGACAAGATAAAAATGAATGGGTTACGAGGTATAAAGTTTCTTCAAGTCTGGATGGTTCTGTTTGGGAATATGTTACAGACGAGCATGGAGCCGATGAG GTCTTTGAAGGTAGTTGGGATAAAGACACAGATGTTATTCATCTCTTCCACTCTCTTGTCGAAGCCCAATATGTGCGCATCATACCCGTGGAATGGAATAGTCATATCAGTCTTCGTTTGGAGATTTTGGGATGTCAAC TACCAGTTTTGCCCTGCAATGACAACCTTGGAATCGAAAACGGCACAATCGCCGACTCTCAAATAACTGCTTTGAGTTCCGAAGACAATGTATATCCATACCAGGCTCGCTTAAATTCTCCAAAAACTTGGACAGCTGGCGTTAATGATCAAAACCAATGGCTTCAGATCGATTTATATCGTAGCACACCAGTAACTGGCGTCATCTTGCAAGGGAATCCGAATGCTGACCAATGGGTGACCAGATATCATGTCATGTTTAGCCTGGATGGAAAAGAATGGAACGCTGTAGTGGGTAGTAACTTTACTATTGAA ACCTTTGAAGGGTGCTGGGATCGAACCACTCCAGCGATACACTTGTTTCATGAGGAGGTAATCGCAAAGTACATAAGAATCCACCCACTTGAATGGTTTGGTGCCATCGTACTACGACTGGAACTTCTTGGCTGCACAG GTGAAAAACTTCCCTGTGTCGACCCCTTAGGACTAGAAGATGGTAACATCACCGATAGTCAATTAACTGCATCATCCAAACTAAACAATGACACTAGTGCCACTAGTGCTCGTCTTAACCATCAACCAGAATCACCGGAATCTCAAGGAGCTTGGGTTGCCGAATTTGACGACCAAAATCAATGGATTCAGGCTAGTTTGCTGCGTCAAATTTCAATTACTGGAGTAATTGTTAAAGGCAATCCAAGTACTGATAAGTGGGTGACGAGATTTCAAGTCCAGCATAGCTTAAATAATGTCGACTGGCTCTTTGTGAAAGATGGTGATGGAAACAACAAG ACACAGGATATTAAAACTACGTCGTCAACGGCAATGGTCAATGCAATATTAAGTCAAAATATTTGCATTATTGTGACCCGTTCCGACATGTCCGACGAATCCAATAAGTCAATATACTCATTTCATATGTTGCAGGTATTTCCTGGAAGTTTAGATCGTGATACACCGGTCACAAATACATTTCAGGGACCGATTACAGCACAGTACATTCGAGTTGTGCCTACTGAatggcatggaaatatcagtATGCGGTTTGAATTGCTGGGCTGTCAAA TCGATTTCACGTGTTTGGAACCAATCGGGTTAGAGGACTACAATATAACTGACGAGCAAATCTTGTCATCGCACTACACTGTGTATAATGCCGAGGAGGGACGCCTAAATGGGCCAAGAATCTGGATGACTTCTAGTGGTGGCCAGAGGATTGAAGTAAATATCTATCGTCAGATTATATTGCGAGGTATTATCGTGCAAGGAAGTCCAGATGATACTTACCCGTATTGGACCAAGACGTATCGTGTACAAACCAGTTTGGGGAATAATATATGGAGAGATGTAGTAGATGAAGATGGTGCTGTCGAA ACCTTTGAAGGATCCTGGGATCGTTTTGCACCTGTTACACATCTTTTCTATCAACCTATCTACGCTCAATATGTAAGAATCTTTCCCAGAACTAAGCAAGGTTCATACTATGCTCTCAGATTTGAGATGCTGGGATGCCCAG ACCCATTTGGTATGGAATCCGGTCTTATTATCGACGACCAAATAACTGCTTCAACCGCATCAAGCGATACTTCGTCAGCAATTTACGCCAGGTATAACCAGCTACCGGAGGTCAATGGTACATCTGGAGCGTGGATTGCCGGTATTAGTGACTCGAATCAGTGGCTACAGATTAATCTGTTTCGTCAGATGATGGTTACTGGTGTAAATATGCAAGGAAATCCATCAGCAGATTGGTGGGTTACAAGATACAAAGTTGAAACCAGTCTGGATCATACTATCTGGGAATATGTTCATGATGAATATGTTGAAATAGAG GTGTTCGAAGGTAGCTATGATCGTGACACAAATACCACTCATCTGTTCTACGAACCAGTGAAGGCACAATATGTCCGTATTCGACCTGTAGAGTGGCATGGTCAGATAAGTATGCGAGTGGAACTTCTTGGATGTCCAGGTAACGGCTGA